A single Chanos chanos chromosome 8, fChaCha1.1, whole genome shotgun sequence DNA region contains:
- the ica1 gene encoding islet cell autoantigen 1 isoform X1: protein MEGGNCGYSREYFDRFVQSQDSSVVNKFQQKYWKTKQTLIKVTGKKEDEHVVASDADLDAKLELFHSIQRTCMELLKVIEQYQRRICLLSQEENELGRFLRSQGSQDKTRAGKIMQATGKALCFSSQQRLALRTPLCRLYQEVETFRYRAISDTWLTVNRMEQSRTEYRGALLWMKDVSQELDPDTYKQMEKFRKVQAQVRLTKTSFDKLKNDVCQKVDLLGASRCNLLSHVLTTYQTTLLHFWEKTSHTMAAIHESFKGCQLYEFSALKGFQDPMNKASDQGTKKKGKKKSKAKAEDEEASETVDDLLISVNDENHNEDPIQEEDLLSAAQDKDGMTLLNEILGSTSLDDGDFSHEWREVFGEDEAANSAAKTSLTEFQLEKESSFFLPSQLLDQNMNSLQSAVSGWAMSIPQTVSQATEPLVGANQNTSKPAVREITEPSKDLSAWFNLFADLDPLSNPDAIGRLDKEHELLNA, encoded by the exons atggaAGGGGGAAACTG TGGATATTCTCGTGAGTATTTTGATCGCTTTGTCCAAAGCCAAGACTCATCTGTCGTGAATAAGTTTCAGCAGAAGtattggaaaacaaaacagacactcaTCAAAGTCACAGGGAAGAAAGAGGATGAACATGTTGTGGCGTCAGATGCAGACCTGGATGCTAAACTTGAG CTCTTCCACTCAATTCAGAGAACATGCATGGAGCTGCTTAAAGTGATTGAACAGTATCAGAGAAGGATTTGCT TGTTGTCCCAGGAGGAAAATGAGTTGGGACGATTTCTGCGTTCTCAGGGCTCTCAGGATAAAACCAGAGCAGGGAAAATCATGCAGGCCACAGGGaaagctctctgtttctcctcacagCAAAG GCTGGCACTGCGCACTCCGTTGTGTCGTCTCTACCAAGAGGTAGAGACTTTTCGCTACAGAGCGATTTCAGACACTTGGCTGACAGTGAACAGGATGGAACAGTCAAGGACAGAGTACAGGGGTGCACTGCTCTGGATGAAAGATGTGTCCCAGGAGTTGGACCCAGACACGTACAAGCAGATGGAAAAGTTCCGCAAG GTTCAAGCACAGGTGCGTCTCACCAAAACAAGCtttgacaaactgaaaaatgatgTTTGTCAGAAAGTAGATCTGTTGGGAGCAAGCCGATGTAACCTCCTCTCCCACGTCCTGACAACCTATCAG ACCACACTCTTGCACTTCTGGGAGAAAACATCTCACACCATGGCTGCTATACACGAGAGCTTTAAAGGCTGTCAGCTCTATGAGTTTTCAGCTCTGAAG GGCTTTCAGGACCCCATGAATAAAGCCTCTGATCAGGGGActaagaaaaaagggaaaaagaaatccAAGGCAAAAGCGGAAGATGAGGAGGCATCTGAGACTGTGGATGACCT ACTTATTTCAGTGAATGACGAGAATCACAATGAAGACCCCATTCAAGAAG AAGACTTGCTTTCAGCAGCACAGGACAAAGATGGCATGACACTGCTGAATGAGATTCTCGGCAGCACCTCTTTAGACGACGGGGATTTTTCCCACGAATGGCGAGAGGTGTTTGGAGAAGACGAAGCGGCTAACAGCGCCGCTAAAACTAGCCTAACAGAGTTCCAGTTAGAGAAGGAGTCTTCCTTCTTTCTGCCTTCACAACTTCTGGACCAGAATATGAATAGCCTGCAATCTGCAGTCTCTG GTTGGGCCATGAGCATTCCACAGACTGTCTCCCAGGCAACAGAGCCATTAGTTGGAGCCAATCAGAACACTTCCAAACCAGCAGTCAGAG AAATCACAGAGCCCTCAAAGGACCTCTCAGCCTGGTTCAACCTGTTTGCCGATTTAGATCCCCTATCAAACCCGGATGCAATTGGAAGACTAGACAAAGAGCATGAGCTGCTAAACGCGTGA
- the ica1 gene encoding islet cell autoantigen 1 isoform X2, with the protein MEGGNCGYSREYFDRFVQSQDSSVVNKFQQKYWKTKQTLIKVTGKKEDEHVVASDADLDAKLELFHSIQRTCMELLKVIEQYQRRICLLSQEENELGRFLRSQGSQDKTRAGKIMQATGKALCFSSQQRLALRTPLCRLYQEVETFRYRAISDTWLTVNRMEQSRTEYRGALLWMKDVSQELDPDTYKQMEKFRKVQAQVRLTKTSFDKLKNDVCQKVDLLGASRCNLLSHVLTTYQTTLLHFWEKTSHTMAAIHESFKGCQLYEFSALKDPMNKASDQGTKKKGKKKSKAKAEDEEASETVDDLLISVNDENHNEDPIQEGQEDLLSAAQDKDGMTLLNEILGSTSLDDGDFSHEWREVFGEDEAANSAAKTSLTEFQLEKESSFFLPSQLLDQNMNSLQSAVSGWAMSIPQTVSQATEPLVGANQNTSKPAVREITEPSKDLSAWFNLFADLDPLSNPDAIGRLDKEHELLNA; encoded by the exons atggaAGGGGGAAACTG TGGATATTCTCGTGAGTATTTTGATCGCTTTGTCCAAAGCCAAGACTCATCTGTCGTGAATAAGTTTCAGCAGAAGtattggaaaacaaaacagacactcaTCAAAGTCACAGGGAAGAAAGAGGATGAACATGTTGTGGCGTCAGATGCAGACCTGGATGCTAAACTTGAG CTCTTCCACTCAATTCAGAGAACATGCATGGAGCTGCTTAAAGTGATTGAACAGTATCAGAGAAGGATTTGCT TGTTGTCCCAGGAGGAAAATGAGTTGGGACGATTTCTGCGTTCTCAGGGCTCTCAGGATAAAACCAGAGCAGGGAAAATCATGCAGGCCACAGGGaaagctctctgtttctcctcacagCAAAG GCTGGCACTGCGCACTCCGTTGTGTCGTCTCTACCAAGAGGTAGAGACTTTTCGCTACAGAGCGATTTCAGACACTTGGCTGACAGTGAACAGGATGGAACAGTCAAGGACAGAGTACAGGGGTGCACTGCTCTGGATGAAAGATGTGTCCCAGGAGTTGGACCCAGACACGTACAAGCAGATGGAAAAGTTCCGCAAG GTTCAAGCACAGGTGCGTCTCACCAAAACAAGCtttgacaaactgaaaaatgatgTTTGTCAGAAAGTAGATCTGTTGGGAGCAAGCCGATGTAACCTCCTCTCCCACGTCCTGACAACCTATCAG ACCACACTCTTGCACTTCTGGGAGAAAACATCTCACACCATGGCTGCTATACACGAGAGCTTTAAAGGCTGTCAGCTCTATGAGTTTTCAGCTCTGAAG GACCCCATGAATAAAGCCTCTGATCAGGGGActaagaaaaaagggaaaaagaaatccAAGGCAAAAGCGGAAGATGAGGAGGCATCTGAGACTGTGGATGACCT ACTTATTTCAGTGAATGACGAGAATCACAATGAAGACCCCATTCAAGAAG GACAAGAAGACTTGCTTTCAGCAGCACAGGACAAAGATGGCATGACACTGCTGAATGAGATTCTCGGCAGCACCTCTTTAGACGACGGGGATTTTTCCCACGAATGGCGAGAGGTGTTTGGAGAAGACGAAGCGGCTAACAGCGCCGCTAAAACTAGCCTAACAGAGTTCCAGTTAGAGAAGGAGTCTTCCTTCTTTCTGCCTTCACAACTTCTGGACCAGAATATGAATAGCCTGCAATCTGCAGTCTCTG GTTGGGCCATGAGCATTCCACAGACTGTCTCCCAGGCAACAGAGCCATTAGTTGGAGCCAATCAGAACACTTCCAAACCAGCAGTCAGAG AAATCACAGAGCCCTCAAAGGACCTCTCAGCCTGGTTCAACCTGTTTGCCGATTTAGATCCCCTATCAAACCCGGATGCAATTGGAAGACTAGACAAAGAGCATGAGCTGCTAAACGCGTGA
- the LOC115819675 gene encoding neurexophilin-1 yields MAIDFLLTELRCDRVPVTITRSLGLDSAMSEKRLTTNVKASNPDRSSTLKTEPPVSQVKLFWTPSCNAVSTGRLFSQGHSRESGSSLDIYFDESSPHVKQKLWHSQSNSPVPKLLRQRAKRRPVVKAAKFKKMFGWGDFQCNIKTVTLNLLIIGKIVDHGNGTFSVFFRSNTTGQGNASVGLVPPSKMVNYDISQQTVLGPAESKLFNCRAEYEKVEKGTKNMRCSNDPSKTCHLELTQGQVSWLCSKPFKVICVYISFYSTDFKLVQKVCPDYNYHSDAPYYPSG; encoded by the exons ATGGCCATCGATTTTCTTTTAACAGAATTGAGGTGCGACAGGGTGCCAGTGACGATTACTCGCTCTTTGGGTTTAGATAGTGCAA TGTCTGAGAAGCGTCTG ACCACAAATGTCAAAGCATCCAATCCGGATCGGTCCAGCACACTGAAAACGGAACCACCCGTGTCTCAAGTGAAGCTTTTTTGGACTCCCAGCTGCAACGCTGTGTCCACAGGCCGTCTGTTTTCACAAGGTCACAGCAGAGAGTCTGGTTCTTCTCTAGACATTTATTTTGATGAATCTAGTCCCCACGTTAAGCAGAAGCTTTGGCACAGCCAATCAAACTCCCCAGTCCCTAAGCTTCTTAGACAGAGAGCTAAAAGGAGGCCCGTGGTCAAAGcagcaaaatttaaaaagatgTTTGGCTGGGGAGACTTTCAGTGCAACATAAAAACAGTGACCCTAAACCTACTAATAATTGGTAAGATTGTTGATCACGGAAATGGAACCTTCAGCGTGTTTTTCCGCTCCAATACCACCGGACAAGGGAACGCTTCCGTCGGACTGGTCCCACCCTCTAAGATGGTGAATTATGACATTTCACAGCAAACTGTTCTGGGGCCTGCGGAGTCCAAGCTTTTCAACTGCAGGGCAGAATACGAAAAGGTGGAAAAGGGAACCAAGAACATGCGCTGCAGTAATGACCCATCAAAAACATGTCATCTGGAACTGACCCAGGGTCAGGTCTCCTGGCTCTGCTCAAAACCGTTCAAAGTTATCTGTGTCTACATCTCCTTTTACAGTACAGACTTCAAGCTAGTACAGAAAGTGTGTCCAGACTATAACTACCACAGTGATGCACCCTATTACCCCTCAGGGTGA